The sequence GTATCCTCGGGGGGAAATCCCAGACGACCGAGGACTACGTGGAACTCGACCTGGACGACGTGGGTACGGGGACCGACGCGCGTCTCCAGGTTCACATCGCAGAGATCGACGGACAGGAAGACGTCATCGCCATCAAGGATGCCGTCTACGACGGTGACATCGTCATCGCCGACATCACCCGCCTTCGCACCCAGGACCGGACGACCGAGCACGTCATCGACGAACTTCGACAGACGGCCAAAGAAGTCGGTGGCGATATCGTCCAGAAGGGCGACGACCAGATCATCGTGACGCCCAGCGGGGTGGGCATCAGCCGAGAAAAACTCAACCGGTAGGACGGCGCCCGCTTCAGACGTTATCCGGAGTCTCGTCGTCCTCGACGTCCCGTTTCATCGATTCACGACGCGACTTGGCGTCCCGACCGGTGACTTCGAGCAGGAACTCGTTTTTCAGATCGACCGCCTCCGCGGCCGCGTCGGCGTTGCCCTCCTCGATGACCTGTTCGGCGGGTTTCTCTTCGAAGTGCACCGCCAGTCTGTCCTTCTTGGAGCTGAACGAAACCACACCGACGTAGACGCGGTCGAAGACCGGGTTGTCGGGCTCCCCGACGACGAACATCTCGACCCCTTCGAATTCTTCGGTCCCCGAGATGGGGCCGAAGAACTCTTCGACCGTTTCCTCGAGGTCGGGGACGCGCTCTTCGAGGTATTCCCCGCGACGCATCTTGTACTGCTTCATGCTCCGGGAAAACAGGGGGAAGGGTATAACCCCTTCGTCAGCTTTTCGCCGGTCGCGGTCACCGCTCTTCCGCCAGATAGCCGGCGTGGCACTCCGGACAGATATCGCCCGCCCGATTCGAGGTCCGTGCGATCGGGACCGAGAATCCACAGGCAGGACAGTGGAGGACGCCGTCGAGAGTGCCGTCGGAGGGGCCAGTCATGTCGATCGGGCCGGCGCTGGCGATGCCGGAGGACGGGTCGGCCGACCCC is a genomic window of Halanaeroarchaeum sulfurireducens containing:
- a CDS encoding cell division protein SepF, which translates into the protein MGFMDRILGGKSQTTEDYVELDLDDVGTGTDARLQVHIAEIDGQEDVIAIKDAVYDGDIVIADITRLRTQDRTTEHVIDELRQTAKEVGGDIVQKGDDQIIVTPSGVGISREKLNR
- a CDS encoding DUF5611 family protein encodes the protein MKQYKMRRGEYLEERVPDLEETVEEFFGPISGTEEFEGVEMFVVGEPDNPVFDRVYVGVVSFSSKKDRLAVHFEEKPAEQVIEEGNADAAAEAVDLKNEFLLEVTGRDAKSRRESMKRDVEDDETPDNV